The sequence CTTCGCGAACGGGTTCCTTGACGACTGAGGTTTCGGGCAACTTGGTGCCTACGTTTGATGGTTCGTTATCTGCCACGGTTAAATCTCCTGGTTAAAATTAGAACTTGAGTCCAGCCTCGCGCGCTGCACGGGCGAGTGCCGCCAGCTTGCCATCCTTGCCCACCAAAACCGGCTTGCCATCCTTGCCGGTTTCAGTTTTCGCGCCACGATACTTGGAAGATCCGCGATCGAATACCACTGCCACAATTCCCTTGGCCTTGGCCATTTCACCCGCCAACTTGCCAATCGCGATGGCACTGACAACATTCGCGGCCAGTTTTTCGCGATTAGGCGCTATCTTGCTGGTGGTGGACAGCGCGACGAGCGTCTTGCCCGCCACGTCGTCAATAAATTGCACGTGAATATTGCGACCAGTGAAACACACGCTCATGCGCGGGCGTTCCGCCGTTCCAGAGATCTTGTTGCGCACCCGAAAGTGGCGCAATTTTGCCAGACGATGTTTGACTTGGACTCTCATGTATATCTTGCGGCCACGGTCTTGGCCGTGACCAATTAATCCTGATTATGACAATGGTTATTGGACGGTCTTGCCTTCCTTACGGACGACCTTTTCACCCACGTAACGCACACCCTTGCCCTTGTAAGGCTCCGGCGGGTAGAAGGATCGCAGTTCCGCTGCAACCTGACCCACCACATGCTTGTCAGGGCCTTCCACAGTAATTTTGGTGTTTTCCTCGACCGTGACCTTGATTTGGTCCGGAATATTATAATTGATGGGGTGCGAATAA comes from Verrucomicrobiota bacterium and encodes:
- a CDS encoding 50S ribosomal protein L18, with protein sequence MRVQVKHRLAKLRHFRVRNKISGTAERPRMSVCFTGRNIHVQFIDDVAGKTLVALSTTSKIAPNREKLAANVVSAIAIGKLAGEMAKAKGIVAVVFDRGSSKYRGAKTETGKDGKPVLVGKDGKLAALARAAREAGLKF